In one window of Acidovorax sp. HDW3 DNA:
- the rpsC gene encoding 30S ribosomal protein S3, whose protein sequence is MGQKIHPTGFRLAVSRNWASRWYASNRDFAGMLAEDVKVREYLKAKLKNAAVSRILIERPAKNARITIFSARPGVVIGKKGEDIELLKKELATRLGVPVAVNIEEVRKPEIDAKLIADSITQQLEKRIMFRRAMKRAMQNAMRLGAQGIKIMSSGRLNGIEIARTEWYREGRVPLHTLRADIDYGTSEAKTTYGVIGVKVWVYKGDTLGRGAVPAVETPRPDDERRPRGPRRDGRGDGRRDGAGRGGRRPAGTNAAPADGSDKPAGAGADSVKRVNKAAPAAADGKGE, encoded by the coding sequence ATGGGACAGAAAATCCATCCTACCGGCTTTCGCCTTGCTGTAAGCCGTAACTGGGCCAGCCGCTGGTACGCCAGCAACCGCGACTTCGCCGGCATGTTGGCCGAAGACGTGAAGGTGCGCGAGTACCTCAAGGCCAAGCTCAAGAACGCTGCGGTGTCGCGCATCCTGATCGAGCGCCCCGCCAAGAATGCCCGCATCACGATTTTCTCGGCACGTCCGGGCGTCGTGATCGGCAAGAAGGGCGAAGACATCGAGCTGCTCAAGAAGGAACTGGCAACCCGTCTGGGCGTGCCCGTTGCTGTGAACATCGAAGAAGTGCGCAAGCCCGAAATCGATGCCAAGCTGATCGCTGACTCGATCACCCAGCAGCTCGAGAAGCGCATCATGTTCCGCCGCGCCATGAAGCGCGCCATGCAGAACGCCATGCGCCTGGGCGCTCAGGGCATCAAGATCATGTCCTCGGGTCGTCTCAACGGCATCGAAATCGCCCGTACCGAGTGGTACCGCGAAGGCCGTGTGCCGCTGCACACCCTGCGCGCCGACATCGACTACGGCACCTCCGAAGCCAAGACCACCTACGGTGTGATCGGCGTCAAGGTGTGGGTCTACAAGGGCGACACCCTGGGCCGTGGCGCTGTGCCGGCGGTCGAGACGCCGCGTCCTGACGACGAACGTCGCCCGCGTGGCCCGCGTCGCGATGGCCGTGGTGACGGTCGCCGTGATGGCGCTGGCCGTGGTGGCCGCCGCCCTGCAGGCACCAACGCCGCACCTGCCGATGGCAGCGACAAGCCCGCTGGCGCCGGTGCCGATTCCGTTAAGCGCGTAAACAAAGCCGCGCCCGCTGCTGCGGACGGTAAAGGAGAATAA
- the rpsS gene encoding 30S ribosomal protein S19, producing the protein MTRSIKKGPFVDHHLLAKVEKAIATKDKKPVKTWSRRSMVLPEFIGLTIAVHNGKQHVPVYVTDQMVGHKLGEFALTRTFKGHPADKKAKK; encoded by the coding sequence ATGACTCGCTCTATCAAAAAGGGTCCGTTTGTTGACCATCACCTGCTGGCCAAGGTCGAAAAGGCCATCGCCACCAAGGATAAAAAGCCCGTCAAGACCTGGTCGCGCCGCTCCATGGTGCTGCCCGAGTTCATCGGCCTGACGATTGCCGTGCACAACGGCAAGCAGCACGTGCCGGTGTATGTGACCGACCAGATGGTTGGCCACAAGCTCGGCGAATTCGCGCTGACCCGTACGTTCAAGGGTCACCCTGCGGACAAAAAAGCCAAGAAGTAA
- the tuf gene encoding elongation factor Tu — MAKEKFERTKPHVNVGTIGHVDHGKTTLTAAIATVLSKKFGGEAKDYSQIDNAPEEKARGITINTSHVEYETAGRHYAHVDCPGHADYVKNMITGAAQMDGAILVCSAADGPMPQTREHILLARQVGVPYIIVFLNKCDMVDDEELLELVEMEVRELLSKYSFPGDDTPIIRGSAKLALEGDTGKLGEEAIMKLAEALDTYIPTPERAVDGAFLMPVEDVFSISGRGTVVTGRVERGIIKVGEEIEIVGIRDTQKTTCTGVEMFRKLLDQGQAGDNVGLLLRGTKREDVERGQVLCKPGSIKPHTHFTAEVYVLSKDEGGRHTPFFNNYRPQFYFRTTDVTGSIELPADKEMVMPGDNVSITVKLINPIAMEEGLRFAIREGGRTVGAGVVAKIIA; from the coding sequence ATGGCAAAAGAGAAATTTGAGCGGACTAAGCCGCACGTCAACGTTGGCACCATCGGCCACGTGGACCATGGCAAGACCACGCTGACCGCAGCGATCGCCACCGTGCTGTCCAAGAAGTTCGGCGGCGAAGCCAAGGACTACTCGCAGATCGACAACGCGCCCGAAGAAAAGGCCCGTGGCATCACCATCAACACCTCGCACGTCGAGTACGAAACCGCTGGCCGCCACTACGCCCACGTGGACTGCCCCGGCCACGCCGACTACGTGAAGAACATGATCACCGGCGCTGCCCAGATGGACGGCGCCATCCTGGTGTGCTCGGCCGCTGACGGCCCGATGCCCCAGACCCGTGAGCACATCCTGCTGGCCCGCCAGGTGGGCGTGCCCTACATCATCGTGTTCCTGAACAAGTGCGACATGGTGGACGACGAAGAGCTGCTCGAACTCGTCGAAATGGAAGTGCGCGAACTGCTGTCGAAGTACAGCTTCCCCGGCGACGACACCCCCATCATCCGTGGCTCGGCCAAGCTGGCCCTGGAAGGCGACACCGGCAAGCTCGGCGAAGAAGCCATCATGAAGCTGGCCGAAGCCCTGGACACCTACATCCCCACGCCTGAGCGCGCTGTGGACGGTGCCTTCCTGATGCCCGTGGAAGATGTGTTCTCCATCTCTGGCCGTGGCACCGTGGTGACCGGCCGCGTCGAGCGCGGCATCATCAAGGTCGGCGAAGAAATCGAAATCGTCGGCATCCGCGACACGCAAAAGACCACCTGCACGGGCGTGGAAATGTTCCGCAAGCTGCTCGACCAGGGCCAGGCTGGCGACAACGTCGGTCTGCTGCTGCGCGGCACCAAGCGCGAAGACGTCGAGCGCGGCCAAGTGCTGTGCAAGCCCGGCTCCATCAAGCCGCACACCCACTTCACGGCTGAGGTGTACGTGCTCTCCAAGGACGAAGGCGGCCGCCACACCCCGTTCTTCAACAACTACCGTCCGCAGTTCTACTTCCGCACGACCGACGTCACCGGCTCCATCGAGCTGCCGGCCGACAAGGAAATGGTCATGCCTGGCGACAACGTGTCGATCACCGTCAAGCTGATCAACCCCATCGCCATGGAAGAAGGTCTGCGCTTCGCTATCCGCGAAGGTGGCCGTACCGTCGGCGCCGGCGTGGTTGCCAAGATCATTGCGTAA
- the rplW gene encoding 50S ribosomal protein L23: MSTLKFDEGRLMQVLVAPIVSEKATMVAEKSNAVTFKVLQNATKPEIKAAVELLFKVEVKGVSVVNTKGKTKRFGKTMGRRDNVRKAYVTLKEGQELNLSGEAA; the protein is encoded by the coding sequence ATGAGCACACTCAAGTTTGACGAAGGTCGTCTGATGCAAGTGTTGGTTGCTCCCATCGTGTCCGAAAAGGCCACCATGGTTGCCGAAAAGTCCAACGCTGTGACGTTCAAAGTGCTGCAAAACGCCACCAAGCCCGAGATCAAAGCCGCTGTCGAGCTGCTGTTCAAGGTCGAAGTCAAGGGCGTTTCTGTGGTCAATACCAAAGGCAAGACCAAGCGCTTTGGCAAAACGATGGGCCGCCGCGACAACGTGCGCAAGGCTTACGTGACGCTCAAAGAAGGTCAAGAGCTGAACCTGTCCGGGGAGGCTGCGTAA
- the rplB gene encoding 50S ribosomal protein L2: protein MAVIKLKPTSPGRRGTVKISRDHLHKGEAFAALLEPQFQKAGRNNNGHITTRHKGGGHKHHYRVVDFRRNKDAIPAKVERIEYDPNRSAHIALVCYADGERRYIIAPRNLEVGSSILSGSEAPIRVGNTLPIRNIPVGSTIHCIELKPGAGAQIARSAGTSATLLAREGVYAQVRMRSGEVRKIHIECRATIGEVANEEHSLRQLGKAGVKRWMGIRPTVRGVAMNPIDHPHGGGEGRTGEGRHAVDPWGNLTKGYRTRNNKRTQVMIVSRRKK, encoded by the coding sequence ATGGCCGTTATCAAGCTCAAACCCACTTCGCCCGGCCGTCGCGGCACGGTGAAGATTTCGCGTGACCACCTGCACAAGGGTGAAGCGTTCGCAGCCCTGCTGGAACCCCAGTTCCAGAAGGCCGGCCGCAACAACAACGGTCACATCACCACCCGTCACAAGGGCGGTGGCCACAAGCACCACTACCGTGTGGTGGACTTCCGTCGCAACAAGGATGCCATCCCCGCCAAGGTGGAGCGCATCGAGTACGACCCGAACCGTTCGGCCCACATCGCCCTGGTGTGCTACGCCGACGGCGAGCGCCGTTACATCATTGCCCCGCGCAACCTGGAAGTCGGTAGCTCCATTCTGAGCGGCTCCGAAGCCCCGATCCGCGTCGGCAACACCCTGCCGATCCGCAACATCCCGGTGGGTTCGACCATTCACTGCATCGAGCTCAAGCCCGGTGCCGGTGCCCAGATCGCCCGCTCCGCTGGCACGTCGGCCACGCTGCTGGCGCGTGAAGGCGTGTACGCCCAGGTGCGTATGCGTTCGGGCGAAGTGCGCAAGATCCACATCGAATGCCGCGCCACCATCGGTGAAGTGGCCAACGAAGAGCACAGCCTGCGCCAGTTGGGCAAGGCCGGTGTCAAGCGCTGGATGGGTATTCGCCCGACCGTGCGCGGCGTGGCCATGAACCCGATCGACCACCCGCACGGTGGTGGTGAAGGCCGTACCGGTGAAGGCCGTCACGCTGTTGACCCATGGGGCAACCTGACCAAGGGCTACCGCACCCGCAACAACAAGCGCACACAAGTGATGATTGTGTCGCGCCGTAAGAAGTAA
- the rplV gene encoding 50S ribosomal protein L22 encodes MSETRAVLRGVRLSVDKGRLVADLIRGKKVDQALNILAFTQKKAAVIVKKVLESAIANAEHNDGADIDDLKVKTIYVEQGTTLKRFTARAKGRGNRISKPTCHIYVTVGN; translated from the coding sequence ATGTCTGAAACACGTGCTGTTCTCCGTGGCGTCCGCTTGTCTGTGGACAAGGGTCGCCTGGTCGCGGATCTGATCCGTGGCAAAAAAGTGGACCAAGCCCTGAACATCCTGGCCTTCACGCAGAAAAAAGCTGCCGTGATCGTCAAGAAGGTGCTCGAATCGGCCATCGCCAATGCCGAGCACAACGACGGCGCCGACATCGACGATCTGAAGGTCAAGACCATCTACGTCGAGCAAGGCACCACGCTCAAGCGCTTCACCGCGCGCGCCAAGGGCCGTGGCAACCGCATCAGCAAGCCGACCTGCCACATCTACGTGACTGTTGGCAACTAA
- the rplC gene encoding 50S ribosomal protein L3: MSLCNSLGLLGRKVGMMRLFTDDGEAIPVTVVDVSNNRVTQVKTQENDGYVALQVTFGARKASRVTKPEAGHLAKAGVEAGEIIREFPVTAEVAGKYAAGATVPVADVFAVGQKVDVQGTSIGKGYAGTIKRHNFGSQRASHGNSRSHNVPGSIGMAQDPGRVFPGKKMTGHMGDETVTTQNLDVVRIDEARQLLLIKGAVPGSKGGFVTVRPAIKAKASKGAN, translated from the coding sequence ATGAGTCTGTGCAACTCCCTCGGGTTGCTGGGCCGCAAGGTGGGCATGATGCGTCTGTTCACCGATGACGGGGAAGCCATTCCCGTCACGGTGGTGGATGTGTCCAACAACCGCGTGACCCAGGTCAAAACCCAAGAGAACGATGGCTACGTGGCCCTGCAGGTCACGTTCGGCGCACGCAAAGCTTCGCGTGTGACCAAGCCTGAAGCCGGCCACCTCGCCAAGGCAGGTGTCGAAGCCGGTGAAATCATCCGCGAATTCCCCGTGACCGCTGAAGTTGCTGGCAAGTACGCTGCTGGTGCCACCGTGCCCGTCGCTGACGTCTTCGCCGTGGGCCAGAAAGTGGACGTGCAAGGCACCTCCATCGGTAAGGGCTACGCCGGCACCATCAAGCGCCACAACTTCGGTTCGCAGCGCGCCTCGCACGGTAACAGCCGCTCGCACAACGTTCCTGGCTCCATCGGTATGGCGCAGGATCCGGGCCGCGTGTTCCCTGGCAAGAAGATGACTGGTCACATGGGCGATGAGACCGTGACTACCCAAAACCTCGACGTGGTTCGTATCGACGAAGCGCGTCAACTGCTCTTGATCAAGGGCGCTGTTCCGGGCTCCAAGGGTGGCTTCGTGACGGTGCGTCCCGCCATCAAGGCCAAAGCTTCCAAAGGAGCGAACTAA
- the rpsJ gene encoding 30S ribosomal protein S10 has product MSKQKIRIRLKAFDYKLIDQSAAEIVDTAKRTGAIVKGPVPLPTRMKRFDILRSPHVNKTSRDQLEIRTHQRLMDIVDPTDKTVDALMKLDLPAGVDVEIKLQ; this is encoded by the coding sequence ATGTCCAAGCAAAAAATCCGCATCCGCCTCAAGGCGTTCGATTACAAGCTGATCGACCAGTCCGCTGCCGAGATCGTTGACACCGCCAAGCGCACCGGTGCCATCGTCAAGGGCCCCGTGCCCCTGCCGACGCGCATGAAGCGTTTTGACATCCTGCGCTCGCCGCACGTCAACAAGACCAGCCGCGACCAGCTCGAAATCCGCACGCACCAGCGCCTGATGGATATCGTCGATCCCACCGACAAGACCGTGGACGCGCTGATGAAGCTCGACCTGCCGGCCGGCGTGGACGTCGAGATCAAGCTGCAGTAA
- the rplP gene encoding 50S ribosomal protein L16 → MLQPARRKFRKEQKGRNTGIATRGNAVSFGDFGLKSTDRGRLTARQIEAARRAISRHVKRGGRIWIRVFPDKPISTKPAEVRMGNGKGNPEYYVAEIQPGKMLYEIVGVPEELAREAFRLAAAKLPLRTTFVTRQIGA, encoded by the coding sequence ATGCTGCAACCAGCACGCCGCAAGTTCCGTAAGGAACAAAAAGGCCGCAACACCGGCATCGCCACCCGTGGCAACGCCGTGTCCTTCGGCGACTTCGGCCTGAAGTCCACCGATCGCGGCCGCCTCACGGCCCGCCAGATCGAAGCCGCCCGTCGCGCGATTTCGCGCCACGTCAAGCGCGGTGGCCGTATCTGGATCCGTGTCTTCCCTGACAAGCCGATCTCGACCAAGCCTGCCGAAGTCCGTATGGGTAACGGTAAGGGCAACCCTGAGTACTACGTGGCTGAGATCCAGCCCGGCAAGATGCTCTATGAGATCGTCGGTGTGCCCGAAGAGCTGGCACGCGAGGCTTTCCGCCTTGCTGCTGCCAAGCTGCCCCTGCGCACGACCTTCGTGACCCGTCA
- the rplD gene encoding 50S ribosomal protein L4 has translation MQLELLNEQGQAASKVDVPETVFDRQYNEDLIHQIVVAYRANGRQGTRAQKDREQVRHSTKKPFKQKGTGNARAGMTSSPLWRGGGRIFPNLPEENFTQKINKKMYRAGMACILSQLAREGRLAVVDSLKVETPKTKVLADKFKAMNLESVMVIADEVDENLYLASRNLKNVFVVEPRYADPVSLVHFKKVLVTKGAIDKLKEMFA, from the coding sequence ATGCAGCTCGAACTCCTGAATGAACAGGGCCAGGCCGCGTCCAAGGTGGACGTTCCCGAGACCGTGTTCGATCGCCAATACAACGAAGACCTGATCCACCAGATCGTCGTCGCCTACCGCGCCAACGGCCGTCAGGGCACCCGTGCCCAGAAGGACCGCGAGCAGGTGCGCCACTCGACCAAGAAGCCCTTCAAGCAAAAGGGCACCGGCAACGCACGTGCCGGTATGACCTCCTCGCCGCTGTGGCGTGGGGGCGGTCGCATCTTCCCGAACCTGCCTGAAGAAAACTTCACGCAGAAGATCAACAAGAAGATGTACCGCGCCGGTATGGCCTGCATTCTGTCGCAGCTGGCGCGCGAAGGCCGCCTGGCTGTGGTCGATTCGCTCAAGGTCGAAACCCCCAAGACCAAGGTCCTGGCTGACAAGTTCAAGGCCATGAACCTGGAATCGGTGATGGTGATCGCCGACGAGGTCGATGAAAACCTGTACCTCGCTTCGCGCAATCTGAAGAACGTGTTCGTCGTTGAACCGCGTTATGCAGACCCCGTGTCGCTGGTGCACTTCAAGAAAGTGCTCGTCACCAAGGGCGCGATCGACAAACTCAAGGAGATGTTCGCATGA